Part of the Scomber japonicus isolate fScoJap1 chromosome 2, fScoJap1.pri, whole genome shotgun sequence genome, ctcaaattattttaaaactgcAATTGCTGATCTGATGATGCTAGACATAAAGTTTATGGATCACCAAACTGATCACCATTTCATGGTGATCCATCTAAAGGATTTCAAGACGTTTCACTCAAAAGCacatgtcaacctcatggtggaaaagtcaggggatcatcaaagtcattaggattcatcctatGAGATGATATGAGAAACCACGAATGACCAAAAAAattgttatttatgtgtgtttacagtgaGCTCTCgtaattaaaaaaaggaccAGGAAATTATATTTGGAAATATAAGCATTTTTGTAAGCTCTTTGGATATTACACTGGGGCATCAGGCAGCTCATGATCTCCTTTACTATCAGGTTGGACTAGATTTTTTGAAGTTTGCCGGCCTGGAGGTGGGGGGAACACGTTCCACTGCGTATGACTTTGCCACAGCCAGAAGCAGAGAGGACCGCTACACCTTCAGCATACACAGAGTCACATGTAGCCATTACAGGTAATGTATGAAGACCCCTGCATCCCCACAGAACATCAGGTAAGTTTACAGTAATTtactctgctgtcttttttgtgtttagttACCGTGTGTCAACCAAACCACCCCTCAGCTCTGAGTTCCGCAGTGATTTGGAGAGACTGCCTGCTTCCTACAATTATTCAACAAGGGTCCAGTACAGACGGATCATAGAGACCTACGGAACACATTATATCCGCCAGGTTAAAACATGTGCACCACTCTTATTTACTTATTTCACAGGAATAAATTATACAACGTTATGTATAAAATGGCACCATATTTTGTGTGTCATTTCAGGTGTATCTTGGGGGGCGATACAGGCGAGTCACAGCTACACGTACCTGTTTGTCCAGGTTGAATGGTCTGACCTCACAACAGGTATGTGCAACACACATCTAGTAGTGAAGGCAGAAagcaaacatacacactgtaCCAAAAACAACATCTTATATCCCGTCTTTTCATATAGGTACATGAATGCTTATCACTGGGTGTCAGTGTAGGCCTGGGGAAGTTCACACTGCCTGCTAGCAAAAAGTTCTGCACCAAGATCCTACAGAACCAGGAGGTCTCCAGCTTATACAGCTCTAGTCTCCACCAACATTATACAGAGGTGGTAGGAGGCATCGGCTGGGTGGGTGAGTTTTCTCTCCTCCGTAATGACTCCCTGGGCTATCGTAATTGGCTGAAAACCCTCAAAGACCACCCTGATGTTGTCCAATATTCTCTAAGACCAATGTATGAGCTGGTGCCATACTGGTCAAAAAAGATCGGACTGAAGGCTGCCACAGAGCAGTACTTAAAAGACAACAGCATCAAGAACTCAACCAGACAACCATACTGTGGCAACAGATTCCCCAACCTGGATTACCAATGCTGCCCTAAACAGGCCTCGAGAGGAAAACTGGAGGTGACCATTGTCCGAGCCTGGGATCTGAAAGGAGATTATTGGGGCGAGACTGAGGGGTGCGTAGATAACAAGACAAGATCCAGAGAGAAGGCACAATAGACATGATGcatgaaacacaaacattgaCACAGTTGtttgcttttctgtgtttttcccaACTTGTAGGTATGCCAAGATGTGGTACGGTTCCACCTACCGCAAGACCCGTGTGATTGAGTCAAACAACCCTCACTGGAACGCTCACTACGATCTCGGCAAGGTCGATACTAATTTTCTCTTTACAGATTAGCTAAAAGGTCTACATCAGAGAGCAAAGCATATCACGTCAATCCCAAAAACAGCTGAGGTCTTAAGAAATGTGGAAAGGAATAATTTGACATAATGGGAAATATGATAATTTGTGCTCTTgtcaagagttagatgagaatattgataccactctcatgtctgtacaaCAAACAGCTCACCTGACTTTGTCCTTAGAGTTGCAGATAGGCAGATTTCGTTGTACAGACATGAGAACGGTATTACTCTTTAATCTTACGCTGCAAAAAagacatttcccaaaatgtcaaactattcttttAACCAGTCCACTGTTGATACCTTTTCTACTATTATCAGTCTTTTGGTAGTCAAAAAACAGGTTGAAATGAGTTTTACAAGAATGCTAACTATACATTCTGAGCTCCTCAGTGTTGAATTACATTATCATTGGGGTTCTTTTCTAAAATAAATTACTTAAAGTACATAATAAGTAATATTACCTTTGTGATgtcagtaccagtcaaaagtttggatacactttctgattgatgtgaatgggaaggtgtgtccaaacctttcactggtactgtatgtgggaaaaaacaaacaaactttagGCAACACAAAAACTATATCAAAAATCCTGTCTAATGTAGGTGCTTCTCTTTGTGGAGGCCATACATGTTGTCATAAACTACTTTTTATATTGCTGCTTATGATACTTTAGTTGTCCGCTGTGGTTTTATATGATTAGCTGTGAAACCAACCAACCAAGAGGATGAGTTGACGTTTTTGTGTCATCATTTAAGAGGGCAACCATCAACAACCTTTTTTGAAAACATATTTGACCAAACTGACTGTGTGATGGGTCATTTTGGAATATTAATTTGGTTTAACTTCcactatctttttttaataaaggtgGACACTCAATTGGGTCTGAAGGTCGAGGTCTGGGATAAGGACTGGTACAGCGATGACAATCTGGGATCATGTGTGAAGTACCTGAAGCAGGGGTCACACAGTTTCAGCTGCCCAGTCAAGAGAGGTCGCGTTGACATTGAATACACTCTGACCTGCGACCGTCACCTGACCGGGAACAAGTGTGACAAATACAAACCAGCCCCATAGTGAGAAATGCATTCTGGGTATTCTATGCAAATATTGCTGGCTTTTCTTTAATCAAGTGTGATATCAGACATTTGCTTTATTGAATTATATAAATTAGACAGGTGTGTGGTACTATAATACAGATTATAAGTAAAATGACCGGGAACAAGTGTGACAAATACAAACCAGCCCCATAGTGAGAAATGCATTCTGGGTATTCTATGCAAATATTGCTGGCTTTTCTTTAATCAAGTGTGATATCAGACATTTGCTTTATTGAATTATATAAATTAGACAGGTGTGTGGTACTATAATACAGATTATAAGTAAAATGACTGTCACTCTTTTCAGTCACTTTTTTTACATTAGAGGTAAAAGTTTTTGATTAATAAATGGATAATCAGcattatatgtttgtttattgaAAGTATGAAACcatatatgaaaatattgagATTTTGGGATGGATAGTATTCCTTTGTATTCCTGTTTTAAACTTTGGTGTTGGGGTCACATTTAAATTatggacttcctgtttgtcataTACAGTAGCTGTTGATTATATTCTGAATTCATATGTCAAAACTATGtacttttttcattcattttatgcaATTACTGGCACCAAGGAGTTTGTGATTTTGCCCGTTTTGAAAGACAAGGTTTTGCACAATGTGCCATTGAATtgtggctccatctagtggtcataTCCAAGATCGACTCTAAACTGGCAAGTAAAGCAAAGGATTGTAACACCAAGTTAACGAATTCCTTTTTAGCACTGACAattagtttacattttatttcttctgtttgcTTGGGGTCTTAAAATCAGTACATTTTTGTGTGACTTTCTTGTGCTAATAAAGGCTTGTAAACCATGTAAATTGTTTCTTTAAAGCTCCATTAATCAACACTGCTGAAACTTCATAAtgatgagttttaaaaaaacaaacactgtagTGATGTATAACTATGACTTAATGCATGAGACAAAGCAGGCTGTGCCATGAATTCAAGTTGCTCACCATTAGTAAATGAACAAGTCAGTACAAGTTCATATTACACTCactggccacttcattaggaacacctctgaaatctaatctaatcaaataaaacatctgcCATTAATTCAACTTTAAAGAAActcatacattttcagtttttgttgacattattaggaaggtgataattctgttttatgtttataatTGAGGTCATAtgggtgctggtggtggtgtactggagtgcaatatattgaaaagtgttcctcAAATTTTGGCCCCTTTGTGTaagttaaaggtagaatatgtagaatgagcagaacaacgccatctaatgtctcgagatcgtagtcgcaacaaccaaaaagtaattccagcagtcgggttgccaggtccggtgccgatTTTATtatagctctaactctgtaaatataccactttatccacatgtctaacccttttaggcgagaaagtagccctttagatccacaatgtgacgctaatttgtccaaataacatctgcttaaagttttgttcctgcgaattcggagccacgttagccgtagcgagtaacgcacttccggtcattttcacaaaataaaacacccgttgccttttattattaagaaaaccataacgatagagttggtgcttttattttgaaaacaggaagcgaacataccctcgctgtaactgactttgcttgaaaccaccgaggtacattacgttgtaacgccagtgggagtagcagcaatgtctctgcatgtactgcctaatcctaaacaccgattggcttgtgtgtggtgtcgtcagaagcagaagaggctcacgggcgtaaacatctagtcacgtgtactctgagatggacgtgcaggtcaggaaatgacgtaaacggaccgtatatggtttgttatttgtgttattactttacgtgttggactaaatacatggacatattgaggacaatattccggttttatggaaacggatttcatatttcagcagaatggatacttggcgagctgtacagaaagtcctgagtcataagatgatcgttgtggataaagggaagactttgaaggtatgtaggcattatagcttttctcacttagctgagtggctagccaagctaatcgctaatactattacggctgtgagcaaccatataagttgtgagtggtcttgaatgaatcagaacaatctaagctttccaacaatgtacaacatgagtatatatgtttaagggttggtgtttaaaacattcagaagaacgtgtggctacctcctaacatccgtcccgtcccgtgaacggaacagcgtgtgttaagaggttaatgatcaaatatcaaaatccgaatagcatcagaaagtcaacccactctccacgtttccattgctaccgttttgatacttcatggtacacaaacaaatagcatctcatatgaaagctaagaccctggcgagttcaacagtaccactattattgcgctaaaaactcagtgaaccagcagcatacaaaggtaaacaaccacttatttacagcgactaacagatattctgtcttaccttcgaagttttgtgatgaaaagttgtacttgagagcaaaaaacgctggttttagtaagtccaacaggctctgcttgtttacaactccatttcacccagtgccagcctacagtagctgcaccggaacaacagacaaccctggcaacccgcacttccggccgctaaatggctggtaacaatgtacacagaacgtgtcagaacgtcattgtcgaacccgtcaaaaaaaattaaaaatattaattcagacaaaatattttttttatggaaaagcaatactttcattctgtacccctcaaaacgccccgtggctgtattatttttaaaaaaatatatagcttttaataaatattctacatattcaacctttaatagggtggacaaaatattagaaataacGTTGAAAAGATATCTACtcgatttgactcatttggacggctgaagcttcatgtaaaacttcatttaaatgtttaaatatttttttgcacaggaggaggactgtagATTTTGGTCCCCACGTTATAAGCGCATTAAATGGATCTTTTAATGGTCAacacacagcaagaaaaacccGTGTCACTGTCCATTTGggtattttactatttttaaaagCAGTCTTGAAACATTGTGAATCCTGAGTTGCCAGAGTGAGGGTTGCTTTGGAGCCCTTCTGCCCCTATGTGGCCAAAAAGTGTAAATACAGCTTTACAAATGACCTTATGGTGCAAAATGACAGTGATGTTGAGCAAAAACGAGCCCATCTTGTTTGAAGTACCAGACAGTGCCTTTAGTTTTCAACACTGCCTGTCTGACACACAGTGGGGTACACATGTAAAAGTGCTAATGAACTGCCCCCGCCCTCATGTCTTCGTGCCTCCTGTGGTAAAGGTTTCCTGTGTAGCGTTTATGCGCTGCGTAAAAACCAGCTCCTGCCGTGACCGCTGGAttccttcctctcatttttGGAAATGCCAATTGATCCAAACCGCACGGAACAGCCTGTAGGCATTATGAGCCTCGCTCCCCCGCTACACCGTCTCTCTGTCCAGTCTCTGTCCAGCCCTCTTCACAGgacacactgactgacacacGTGTATCTAATTTAGGTGACTCCGCGACGCAGCGCCCCTGACAGCGCAGAGGTTTCCGTTAGGAGGAAATGATGGAGAAGGAAAGTTTCTGACGCCTGACCACGTCGTTGGAGACTGTCCGCAGGAAGACTGGAGACCCATTTTCGTTATACGCGGTTTGCTTGTCTCCACCATAACACACAAATACTGAAGATCTGAAAAATCTGTATGGATTTGGGATTAATACGGTCTTCGACACTGAAATGTCTCAGGATTGGAAATGCAGCTCCACGCCTGTCTGTTGCTTTTTATTATCACAACAGGTAAGGAAGTCTGACAGTCATAGCTGGGACCTTGAAAACTGCGATAGATGCCATTATATATCAATTTTATAGTCACTGAACTACAATCTTTTCAGCTGAAACTGCTGTAGATGTCATTATCTGCTACTTATAAATTAAGTTCTAAGGTTATATTGTTGCTTCTCTCTTGTCAATAGACTGATTGTCCATTGGTTCCCAACATGGGTTCATCAGATGATTAGAGTAATTAGAAAGAAGTATAAAAGGGTCTGTTACAgaaaattaagtttatttttctcAATGTCATCaaatttctgtttatttttctcaaaaGCTGGATTTCGAATAGTCAAATCTATAACCTGTAATGAGGGGTTAGCCCTTGAAAAGATCAAAAGTCCAAAAAGGGCTGAGAACCACTGCTTTCAAGATTAAAGAAATCTGTCTCATAGTAACAGAAATACCTCTTTGACTCAGCTCAAAGACAGACAAATGTAACCACATAAAAACTAGacctgcaatgattagtcaattcattgattagttatcaactattaaattaatagGCAACTATTTTGAGAATCGATCAGACGTCttttctttaagaaaaaatgtccaaattccaTTAATCCAGTttctcaaatataaatatttctggtttctttagtatttaatgacaataaattgaatatatttgattgTGGACTGTTTTtcgggacaaaacaagacatttgaggatgtcaccttGAGCTCTTGGAAACAGTGATCAGCATTATtcactattttttaaatgaaaataatacacaGATTAATTAACAGTGGAGATACTCATAGTTGCAGCTTTATATGATATGAGAATGAAaaataccttttttattttgaactgCCCACAACTCGTCCATAATCTATGATGAGTGGTTGAagagacaaaatccacaaacaAGACTGGGAACCAATATAACCCCTCTAAATTATTAAACTTGTTTTACACCACATAATTTCTCAGAGGTGTCTAAAATTAATTCCCTTTCTtataaacatctttttttctttcccagaTAAAACATTGGCTTTGTCACACCACCAGTGTGGTGGGAATGTCAACCTGTACCAGGAGGCCGCTGGTCACATCCATCTCACCCCACCAGAACTTTTTACTCACACCAACAGGCTCGACCCAGTGAACCACCAGACTGACAGAACCCTGCCAGTTTCAATTTGCACTTGGATGTTTGATATACCTTTGGGTCGCACGGTACTTTTAAAGTTAGTGTCGTTGGAAATTGGTTCAAGCATATCAGTGCGCTGTGTTTGGAATGAGGAAGATCAGGTCTTGGAAAGCGGGGGGACTGCCCTGCTCTCAGGCTGTAACACAAACAAAGCCACCCTCACTTGGACAGGAACAGGACACTCTTCAAATGCAGTTCAGCTGTCCTATTATGGTGAGAAACTGCTACTCAGTTACCCAGGTTAATTTATTGAGTTTCACTTGCCTGCATGTGTACCCTGATCATGAGAGTTTGATCTAATAGTGGTAATAACATTTGGCTTGGACTTGTTTTAGAGCTGTTTGCCCATGTCTCATGTTGTTGCTTTCAAGGATATATAAGAAGTGTTGTGGTGAAAGTATTTTTTGTttacagctgaagaagactgctATGGTTACTTTGGTTTCATGGCATGAAACTGTGGAAACAAGCTGTGGAAATATATTGTTTGGAACATACTGCGAGCTGTAAATCTGTCAGTAGGAAAGTACTTATCACATTCACTGTGGTgtggcagacagagagatgttATGTTGTTGTGGTTTCCACTATGTCTCTCCTCACcctgtccctctctgtttttgtgtttgttcctgGTCATCCAGTTCAGGAAGATGTGAGGAATTCCTTGGAGGACCAGACCAACCCACATTCAGATCAAGACCTTGTACGCTGGTCTCAGACAGGAACCAGCTTTACAAGTGCTGCTCCTGTTGACCAAGAGATGGTGAGAGGGACAGAATGGGGCAGAGGTCGCCTTAACGAAGGTCTGAAGTGGAGCTCTGGGCCTCAATCTGTGTCTGGTCCCTCCTCTCGGGACCAGGGGCTGCTGCACCCCACCTCACCCCTGCCGGGACACACTGTGGCTGGGAGAGCTGATAGGgaaactctctctcttcctgagGAAGCACCAAACAATAGAGCGGATACATCTGTGGTTGCTCACCTCACTGATGGTCCCATGTCTGCCAAAGAGAGAACACACCCCTATTTTCATACACAGCATACACTCAGTACAGAAACACCCtatcacacagaaaacacagaaacaaactctAGCGACGAGCCCCCTAAAACCCAGATGGCATACACGCTGACAGATTCTAGAGCCAGTAACTCCAAAACCATGCTTGGCACAGAAACGCGCAAATATACTCAGATGtctaaacacacagacaaacatacaacTACACAAGCTCATTCCACTGTGTCCAGCTCCAGTGTGcttcctctcacctcctctgtcCCTGACCTATCTCCATTGACAACTAGGGAGAGTGATACCATCCTAATCCCACGCAGTGGAGCTGTTAGTGGGTCACCCGTAGAGAAGCAGCCCCATGCCTGGAGGAGCCTGCGAAGTACAGACAGACTTAACTCTGATCTGACATCCGCCATCACCCATGACCCTTCAAAATCACCTCAGTGGGATGACTCAAGCAGTGCACACACTGATACTGAATCCACTGCATCATCAGAGAGCCCCAGCAGGACACATTCATCCACCTCCCACATACCAGAGTTTGACGCTGCCGTTGGAACTGTGGTAGCAGCATCATCTCATCCAAACAGTGGTCAAAGCAACTCATATGTATCAGATGTTGCCAGTCAAACAGCGCCATTTGAATCCACTGCAGAGTTTGATAACACAGTGAAGTTTCAGACTCTCATGTCTGAACTGGATTCAGCTTCACAGACTCAAACAAATGCTCCACAGAGCAAAGAGAGCTTCACACACTCGCCACCTCATTACACGTTGTCACCACTCACACAGCCAAGCACAGTGGACGCACAAACAGCAACACAATCTATCCCCTCTTCCTCACCTTACATCACCAAAGCCGATGACTGGATTTCAGGATTCACTGATTCTTCTTCCACACCCAGTGCACCGGTGACATTGGGAGACGTCCAGGACTTAGCTGACACAGGAACTAATACATTGGATGCCACTCAGACACTGTTAAATGACAGCTCACCCACACACAAGTCCTTTGCAGCAAATTCACCGACTCCTGCTCCTCTTTCCCCATCCAGTACATCCATACACTCACCAACACTTGGACACTCgctccaaacacacactacaTTTCCCAATACACCCATGCCTTTCAGCTCCACTGCTACTGAATCCTCTGTGCACTCATCATTCGTCAACCCCGAAACCACACCTACACCTACACAAACATCAACTAAATCAACATCTACAGACACacatcaaaaacacaacaacctgCCTTTTCCCTCCTCTACTATTGTCCCTGCTACACATAAACAATCCCACAACTATATTACCACCACGCATGCTGCTCTGCCTTCGTTTACCACAGACAACACAGATTATCAACATAAAGATGGAGAGGTAGAAGTAGAGAAAAAAGATGGGTCTTGGCAATTGTCCCCCAGCAGCACAACTGCACACACTCCCACAACTGGACCTCCACAGCAACCACCATCCTGGACAGCCCCGCATCCCAGCCAGGAGAGCAATTTTGCTCACACACCATCTGCTTCGACTTCTGCACCCACTTGGAGCTCTACAACTACTCAGACACCCAAATTTTACATTGAGCCAGACCAGCCTGCAGCCATAAGaggtattttatatatttgtttgtgtaattaTATGTCCAGGTTGTTTGCTCAGGCTTGTTGTAATGACATGATTTGCTTATTTTGTCCAGTGGAGTCAATTGAGTTGCTGCTGCAGATTATTGTAGAAGAGTCCAGATCAGCTTTAACTGCTGGCTTGGAGCAAGACATGGCTGCCtgggtgagacacacacactagcatgcatgcacacactacTGTAATAAGCATGGTGTTTTATTATAGAATGGTTTTATTTAGTAGCTGCTGCACAATTCTCACTTCCCTGTTCATTTTAGGTGGAGCCCTACCTACTCAGAGCCTCAGGGTTCAGCAGGCTGGTGGGAGTCTGGAGCAGGTGAGGTGGTttagagagatggatagatggtATCCAGTGCATAACTAGCTTGCAATCAGCCCCAGTTTGTGCCTCTCATGTatgattattacatttaaatcacaGAACGAAGCATCAGAATTtccaaacaataaatacaaggtgctttttgaaaaaaaacgaGACAGCCAGTGAACAACATGCACCACTCTTCTGAAGGCATTGCCAGAATCCTCAAAGACATATTTAATCATCCTGATGAAAATTATTCCAgaaatgacatacagtatgtttttgctcttttgttgaacatatacaaaataatgttatttttttatattatgtatataatgtatgtgggtgggggtggggggggtataTAAACCATTAGCAATGACATGTTATTGCCATCCACTATCTTTGTTTGGATTTTGTAAAAGAGACACAACAAGAGAAACATgttgaaaatcttttttatcataaagcgaatggattcttttttttcaaggtAGTCAGAAAAAATAGCAGTCAAACAACCTTTTAGGTTTTTTCAAAGACaaggtttttattattatttgaaaacTGGATGCATATCTCAATGGCTTAAACAGGATGGTAATACATTAGAACAAATTAGGACTAGGTTCCAGTGGTTTGTGTGAAAAGAGGCACAGATGGTGAATCTAATGTCTGCTGTTGTTCCAGTGGCCATGCAGTGCAGAGTCTGGTGGAGTTTAAAACCAGCAGGGCTTTGCAGTGGCTCAGCAACAAAGGACCTACATCCCTGTTGGAACAAACAGGACTAGCTCAGGCTGTTCGTGAGGGGAGGACCTTCAGATCATCCAAGATCACTAACATCACGCTGGGAGGTGAGCCT contains:
- the LOC128365394 gene encoding perforin-1-like, which produces MWYGSTYRKTRVIRSNYPRWNARYYLGKVDTHPGLRIEVWDEDWGRDDRLGSCVKYLSQGTHRFTCPAKRGGVEVVYTLTCDRHLTGNRVRVSTSYCEASALLEKSGLPPQGWEEVADPSKGVKYLRVLFTSESKMETEMDGRISAASVVMWVLHWTILVKKEPEGKALNFSFGTRRQCQSAPFVPGYNLVGEGFDVVTSRRKGAYMVDVRTYLSPNGTCSLHFNPLQGDELQKLPLAAVDWRPFSRCSIHRQNSRHTSVSSLLRKYTYQDSTDWKDQEIIFGNISIFVSSLDITLGHQAAHDLLYYQVGLDFLKFAGLEVGGTRSTAYDFATARSREDRYTFSIHRVTCSHYSYRVSTKPPLSSEFRSDLERLPASYNYSTRVQYRRIIETYGTHYIRQVYLGGRYRRVTATRTCLSRLNGLTSQQVHECLSLGVSVGLGKFTLPASKKFCTKILQNQEVSSLYSSSLHQHYTEVVGGIGWVGEFSLLRNDSLGYRNWLKTLKDHPDVVQYSLRPMYELVPYWSKKIGLKAATEQYLKDNSIKNSTRQPYCGNRFPNLDYQCCPKQASRGKLEVTIVRAWDLKGDYWGETEGYAKMWYGSTYRKTRVIESNNPHWNAHYDLGKVDTQLGLKVEVWDKDWYSDDNLGSCVKYLKQGSHSFSCPVKRGRVDIEYTLTCDRHLTGNKCDKYKPAP
- the LOC128365404 gene encoding uncharacterized protein LOC128365404, whose protein sequence is MTVMLSKNEPILFEVPDSAFSFQHCLSDTQWDKTLALSHHQCGGNVNLYQEAAGHIHLTPPELFTHTNRLDPVNHQTDRTLPVSICTWMFDIPLGRTVLLKLVSLEIGSSISVRCVWNEEDQVLESGGTALLSGCNTNKATLTWTGTGHSSNAVQLSYYVQEDVRNSLEDQTNPHSDQDLVRWSQTGTSFTSAAPVDQEMVRGTEWGRGRLNEGLKWSSGPQSVSGPSSRDQGLLHPTSPLPGHTVAGRADRETLSLPEEAPNNRADTSVVAHLTDGPMSAKERTHPYFHTQHTLSTETPYHTENTETNSSDEPPKTQMAYTLTDSRASNSKTMLGTETRKYTQMSKHTDKHTTTQAHSTVSSSSVLPLTSSVPDLSPLTTRESDTILIPRSGAVSGSPVEKQPHAWRSLRSTDRLNSDLTSAITHDPSKSPQWDDSSSAHTDTESTASSESPSRTHSSTSHIPEFDAAVGTVVAASSHPNSGQSNSYVSDVASQTAPFESTAEFDNTVKFQTLMSELDSASQTQTNAPQSKESFTHSPPHYTLSPLTQPSTCTGDIGRRPGLS